The genomic segment CAAGCCTTTTGAGGAGAAAGGCTTTTATGCATCTCAGTTAAACACGTGCATTGGTAGTTTCAAATTTGCAGATTAGAAGTTGAAGATAGTTTTATACCTCACTTTTTAGGAGGTTGTGttcaaaattaaaatctgtcTCAGAATCGTCCAGGACATTTAAAGACTCATGTTGCTAGcatggaggagaaggaaggagatcTCAACTTTctgctcactcactcactcactgtggTCCATTTGTCATCCAGCAATCGAACTGACAGAAAGGAACAGAAGTGTTTTTTTGCTCAGTctaatatcaaaatatttcataGTTTCTAGATTTCAAAAAGTTATTCTCATCACTGCAAAGGTCTGTCTGAAGGCCTCAGTTTCTGGGCAGCCCAGGAACGGATCTGAAATGGAGGCACGGCCTGGTCCTTTAACAGGGATACAGATGGAGTTTGTGGAGTTAAAAGTCAGAAGTGACACCTCCCCCCTCTTCATTATTGTCTAGCTCAGAGACAAAATGACAGGTTAACCGTTTGTAATTCCTTGGTAATTTCTTGGTTAAATAGTAAGAAATATAAATTCATGGCACaggtttaaacattttttggttTCATCCCTTGTCTCTTATTTCAGGACCAAGCAGGAAACTGCAGTAGTTTATGAAGGATTCTAATTTGGGGTTCAGGAAATAGCCTCTCCATGCTCCTAATTCAGATCTCTCTAGAGAGCTGCTGGATTTCATCATAATTGACAAACATTAGAGACCACCTCCTGGGGTGGCTGCTTTTAGAAACAGCTGTTGTCATATTTTCTGGACTTCACCAGCTGAAGGCGTGACAGATCCCTGCCCAGGTTTTTGAAATACTTCTGTTACCTCGCTGCTACTTTCCTGCCAGGGATAAATGTTCTGAGGTGGCCAGACCCAGAACACCCTTACAAGGATTCCTGTTACAGTGCTAGGGTGTACACTGCTCATTTCTCCTATTCTTATGTTTATTAAGAATAGCATAAGaatatttatgttattttcttttttattaaggtTATTTTGTGCTAAGAAGATAAGTGACATTTAAAAGTCCAAAGAGGAATGATCACAATTGTGTAAGGGGTGATTTCCTACTTGAACTCTGATGTCAGTAGATTCTGTAGGTCAGGACTACAGTGAGCTGTTTGGTTCGATGTTTCGGTAGTTTACTTAGAGGACAGGGGATAGTGTAGGACCTAACTCCCAGTGCAGATATTTCTATTCCAGAAGTATATATTGATATCTAGGAGCAAGAAATGTGGGCATAGCAGCTCTCCAAGTTTGCCTCACCTTTTTTCTTCGGTTTGTTTTAAGCTCAGGTAAAGGTAACCTCCTCCTCCTATGACTCCAGTTTCCATTCAGGGTATaacatttgattttctttttaatctgggCAATAAATTGATGTtccccaaaataataataataataaattgatgTTCCTAGATGGTAGCAGTTGGGGAGGGGGATGTATGATTAGTAAGTTCTACTCTTAAATTAGTTGCCCAGCTACTAAGCTATAGAGTGAGATTTAACAACTTTCATGGAAATTCCAGATTGACATTTCTTGGGGGGAAAATGGGCCCTTCTTTCTAATAGGTGTGGGCAAAGAAGGCTATAAATTAATGTGCAACTTGTAACATTCCAGAAGCTAAAAATAGCTGGTGTAGGTATGCCTCCTCAGTGTGACCCTTGAGATGACACTTTGGCCTTTGGCATAGGTCTACTGTCAGGAAAGCGTACTGTGGTGTACGTGTTAGTGGTGGGCCTCATGAGGCTTCAGTTTGCTCTGATTTCTGACAACTCTTTGTAATTCCAGTGGCTTTGATAAGTCAGAGAACAACTGTGTTGAGTGCAGTTATGATCTGGAAGACTCTGTGGTCTTCCAGGGAAGACGGGATGCAATCAGGGCTGTGCTGCTCCCAGAGGCATGAAACCCCAGTATATACAGCACAGAATACAGGGTATGCACACTTCATCAGGTGCTGGCTCCttctgctcaaattcacatctacCTAAAAAGGGAGTGGTAAGTACGCTTGGACCTTTCACTAGTGTAGGTGTGAGTTTCATGGTCACTGAGATCTCTCAACTGCCTTTGTAAAAATCACTTTGAGTAGAATAATGCCAGAGGGGCATATTTAGTCCCAAGAATAACCTTTAATAGTCCACTTGATGTTTGCTAACAGAGGTTCAGAACCTTTGGGGGGGTCTTTGGCTTGAACAGTTCAGTTGCTGATGTAACAGGTAAACCAGGTCATGGATGAATGTCACATTTGGTGACGGGGAATGTATTACCCAAGGGACAGAGGCAGGTAGCCCCTCGTAGTCCCTTCTCACATTTGAGGGGAAGGGGCTCTCTCCCCTTGTCTGCCTGAGAACACCAAGGACAGTGAGGAGTGCTTTTGCGTTTTCCTGTTCAGCCAGCTCTCTTTGTCCAGTGCTTCTTCCTGAGACCCCCTCCTATCCATTGGCCCTTTGACAGGAATTGTTACTGGTAGGTTGACCCCCTCCCTTCCTGGCAATACATACACAACACGCATGCACGCTGTCCTGCATTTCCACGTCCTCAGCTGCCCTGAGGCAGCCCTTTGGACTCTATAAAACAAAATACGTCTCTGGGCCAGTAACGTCAGTTCGCTACAGGTTGCACATGTGAGGCCTTCATGAGTGGTTACTTCctatatacactgaggaaacatTTGTCAAGTTCTGCAGAGTGATTTTTAGAGAAGCAGAGTCTTCAAGAGTACTTaacttgcattggaaggtagaaCTTTACCCAAAGAAAGTGGAAGTCAGCCTTGCTCAAAGACATGTTTCGCACTGGACAGTAAAAAAATGTATCAGAGGTAATTTGACACTCCTGCTGGTTGTTCTTCATTCAGCATTTTAAAACCTGTTCTGgttatatttttccaaaaagaatTGGTTTACATGTTTACATAAAGCGGTAAGTTGTGTTAGATGGTCTGATTGAGGGATTTCCATGACAACCTCTTGTCCCGAGATGGAGAGATGGGAGGTAATCCACCCATTTAATGTGGAATCAAACTGTGGGTTCTCAGTAGCAAAAGAAGCCATGTACTGTATAGTGTTTTTCTCAGAATATCAACTCATgttttttcagatgcttttctttttttaacggTGAGGGAAAGATATAATTTGGGATTCCACAGTGCCTTGCATACAGTAGgcgcccaataaatatttgttgaagcaAACCAAGTTTCCCAAGTCCTTGTCTCTTGCAGTGACCAAGAACATCTTTCTCCTCTGAAGGGCTTGGCAGTTGTGGCTAAAAAATAAACAGTATCATTATTTGCTTGAAATCATATACACAATTTGTATGAATTTTGGTATGTTGCCAAGACATGATCTTTTTCTTATTgtattttctgtaaatatttctgGCACTGAACTGTAAAGTAAAGGCAAAATGTAAATATGAAGGTGTCCCGTGTACCCTCGCCTCCTGTGTTTCCTCTTCGTCGGTTAGGGAAGAAGGCCCAGAGGCTTGTTTGTATTTATGCAGACCCTTTGTCCAGAAGAAACCCATGGAATATTGAATGTAATACATTTAGTCAATTAAATTTTAAGGAGATTCTTATCTAACAATGTCACGTGTGCTTTTGGTTTGACTCTTGCATGGGTGTGCTTCAGAACTTACATCAGTGGGTTTTTACCCTGGTTTTGTAAGAGTATCACGAAAtacttaaaattcaaaaatttttatttactttcttttttcaatcgaggataattgctttacagggttgtgtttctgccatacaaccatgtgaatcagctatatacacacacatatatccctccctctcaagcctccctccctgcctccccccagccctccctctaggtcgtcacaaaGCACCGAGCATACAGCAGCCTCCACCCACCGTTTATTTCACACGTGGTATTGTGTACATGTCAGTGCCACTCTCCCAATTCACGcccctcttcttcccctgctgaatccacaagtctgttcttaaCATCTGCAgtctctattcctaccctgcaaataggttcttccataccacttttctagatgtcataaaattttttaaagttaaaagtaCTTGGCCTTCTATGCTGAAAGGAGGTCATGTAACGAAAGCACTGCTGTCAAAAGGCCCACCTGACAGAGGCTGGCAGTTGCCATGGGGCTAGCTGGCTCTCTGTGTCTTGAGAACCAGAAATGCcagctgtgctccctccctgcgGAAGATCCGAGCTCTGTCCGACTGGCCAGTCAGGAAAGCAGACACCCGGGGTGGAGGGGGGGCCTCCTCTGCCCACTGGTCCTCTGAACAGAGCTGGCTGCAGCACGTTTCATGGGGCCCATTAGCACCCAATGCCTAGGTCACAGGTGGTGGGTGGTTGTGCCACTTGAGCACACAGCTATGGTGCTGGCCTCTGCCCAGAGCTGCCCCGCCAGCCTGCTGCTGACCACGTGATATTAATGTGTGACTTCTCACAAAGTACGCCCGGAAGCCAGGGTTGGGAGCTGCCTCCGCTGCAGCCGTGCGTCCACGCCTGCTCCCCCCAGGACCTGCCACTGTGTCCTGGTGGCTGACTGCCCGGGGGCCCTGTTTTGGGGTCTGGAAATGAGTGCTCAAGTCTGTCTCAGCTACGTTGCCCAGTTCTTTCTGACCCCAGCCCCTTCAGGACCCAGGGCCGAGAAATCATCCCAACCCAGACTACCCATCTCCTCTACTCTTGGCCCTAGGGTCCTCAGTGGCACAGCTCACCAGGGGACCATGCTTTGAAGATACACATTCTAATGCCATCTGCCTTGACCTCTGCTGGGGACTCTGGTCATTCCACAGCTGGACTAAGATTCCCTCTAAACACACTGGCTCTCCGAGCCCCAGCTGTTACCCActgttttgctgaaagttttcaaTTATctgtttggctgtgccgggtcttagttgtgacatggggGATCTCTTcttgagtcatgtgggatctagttccctgaccagagatggaatccgggcaccttgcattgggagcacaaagtcttagccactggaccaccagggaagtacctgttttgctgaaattttagttttgttttaggttcaatttttacttttgttttagatttttttaaaccactcaTTACACACAATTTCAACTTTTTATAGCTTATATGACTTAATTTCAATATATAGTCATTAAaagaaacaatagagaaaataacAGCATATATATCACCAAATTGGGCCGACCTACATCCAGACTTGAACAGCGCTGGGAAGTCCCTGGTTAACAGCAATCTGGAGTCCCGGTTGGGAAAGGGTCCCAGGTGGTGTGGCCACCCCATGGGAAAGACTTCAAATTGCAGTCTTAGGGGCTCCCGCTTATAAACCCAGGCTGCAAACTGATCACTATCAGTTTATAGGCAAAAATGCAGCTCTGGTTTTACTTTAGTTTTTAACAATGCTTTTCATTTCACCGTGTGAGTCATAGGATTTTGTTAGACCTTGGGGGATTGGCCAGACCTCCAGGGGCTCAAGAATTCCAAGGCCCATTCCCTTTCTTACCTAACGTGCTGCCTGACTTGCTGTGCTTGCAAGCAGGCCTGGAATCCAGGCAATGTCCAGGTAAGTCAGGGGCctgctctcctgcttctgaagCCTGAATAAGACTTCCtctattttaatttccctaacacctGCCCCATTTTTACAGTGGTGTACCCCCCTGCCCTTCTTCTTTGGCCAGTGTCTTCTAAGGAGGTCTGTCCACTCCATGTCTCCCCTAAGTCTACCACCCGCTTCCTGCAGCTGCTTCCCCAGCCTGGAACTGAGTCTGCCTGACTTTCCAACCTGTGCTTCACTTGATGCCATGGTCTCAAAATCAAGTCAGCATCAGACTGGTTGCCCATTGATGTGTGGAGTCCAAGCATCACCCCCAGAGGTTCTGACTCTGCCAAGCAGGGTGAACCGTGCCAATCGGCCTGTTTCCTaggtcccctccccccacccccatctgcaGGCAGTGACTGAGGCAGGTGGGCCAAGCACTCTCTTGGAGGATACCaggcttctccctccctccctcccctccacgaGCAGCAGCCACTCTTCAAGCGGACTTCCTGCACCCATCAGGCTCCCAGCCTGGCCAGAGCCTCCCTCCTGCTTAGGTGCTCTCGGGCCCTGGGTAGTCTGGGGCCTCCTTCCTGCCGTGGGGCCTGACTCATGGAGCTTTCCTGGCTACTTTACAAATGAAAGAATGAGAGATAAAAGAACAAGGTTAGTCTtagaggggcttctctggtggctcagatggtgaagcatctgcctggaatgcgggagacccaggttcgacccctgggttgggaagatcccctgaagaaagaaatggcaacccactccagtactcttgcctggaaaatcccatggtctgaggagcctggtaggctgtagtccatgcgatcacaaaggacacgactgagcaactttactttcactttactttcaaagTCTTAGAAGCTCTTCACCAAAAACCCTAATAAGGAGAGATACAGAAGTTTCCAGATTAAATAATAGTCATTtactggctggctccaggaggagTCTGTGACCTCAGATAAGTGAACACCCTCCTGGGGGCAATTTGTATccattttttctaacttttagcACCTTGGCGTGCTAAGGATTATTTCCATCCTGCAAGAGGATTGGGGAGTAAGGAAATTCCAAGTGCAGAAATGGAATTGGTTGTCGTATATATAAAATTCATGATTTCTGAACAAGCAAGAGGATTGTGATCCCACAGCATCTTACAGGGATTTAAACCCAGGCTGGCCTGCCTGGGAGCCTGGGCTTTTGTTCTCAAACCGTCCGACAACCCTAGCTTCTGCCCACTTGTCCAGAACAGCTTTCTCTTGGCCTGAAGGACAAAGTGGCTTCCTTGTTACATCACTGGCTCAGTCACAATTGGGCTGAGAGCAGAGCGTGGCCCGGCCCGCCAGGTCCCCAGGGCAGCCCAGCCCGGCCCGGCCCAGCCGCACACACACCATGAAGTATCCTCTGGTGCCACTGGTGAACGAGCTGACGTTTTCTTTCCTGGTGTTCTGGCTCTGTCTGCCCGTGGCCTTGCTGCTGTTCTTGTTGATCATCTGGCTACGCTTCTTACTCAGCCAAGGTGAGCTGCCCAGGCCGGGCCCTAATCCTGGAGCTGGGCAGGTCATGGAACAGGGTGGGGTTGCTGAAACAACTGTCAAGAAAAGGGTTTCCTTCAGGTGTTCTAGCTGCTGGCTCTGCATTAACAGACAGTCACCTGCAAGAGAAAGGACTGACTTGCTAGTTTAGAGTTTCTGAACCTGGAGTCCCAGAGTGAATCTTGAGTTTGGGAAACAACACGTATATGTGCATGTCTGTGCACAGGGCCATCGCTAGTACAGACAGTCTTTGGTCTGTATGAAATTACTTTGAGTGTGATTGCACATTTGGTTAAGGTATTCTAGATAGAAGATAAAACAATTTACTATTGCActacaataaaaatacatttatggtAAAATAAACCTGGAGCAGAAATGGACTTGGACTTGGTTGTCATATATACAAAATTCATGGTTTCTGAATAAGCAGTAATCATGTAGCACTGGTAATAAGAGCtattaatatcaaaatatatatatgtaaaatatattttatttttgtatttataaatatataagcaaTAACAGAACTATACTTTTTGTATGAAAGATGGTATCAAATGTAAAATGTGTCAGCATGATAGTGAACACTTTCTGTTTTTGTGACCAACCAGTAATTTAGGAGGAACTGAATCTTAATAATAAACAagcaaatacaaaaagaaaacaaggtgtCTGTTCAGGGCCACCGCTAGCAGGTAAGTCTTTGGTATAAGCTGGAAAGAGGTGGCCCCTCTGGGCTGATGAAGCAGTAAGTGCTGTCCCTCCTGTGGACGCAGCCAGGGCCAAGGCTCCAGGAGTAGAGCCTGGGCTGGCTTTCAGCCCCTCTCTGCCCTCAGCCTGGTGCTTTTTCAATCAACAACCAGCTGGATGGGTACAGCAGCCTTGGGCATATAGCAGGTACCCGGAGACCactctctggagtaggaaatggcaccccactccagtattcttgcttggaaaaatcccacccacagaaaagcctggcgggctacacacagtccacgtggtcgcagtcggacgtgactgagcgcgcATGCGCACACAGACACCCCTCACAGGGTTTCCGACTCAGATCGTGCCGCAGGGAGGATGTGGGTTTCTGTGGGACCCAGAAGCCTGCTGACATGCGTCCTGAACTCAGCTAACCACCCAGAGGAGCAGGAGGCAGCGCGAGGCTGGCCTGAGGGAGGCTGGGGGCGGTGGGCCAGCGGGGACGGGGCGTCAGGAATGACACTCTGCTGCCCAAGGCTCCCGCCGCCCCTCCGGCCGCTCCCCTCACCCAGGGACCTCTTCCTGGGGACCGCTTGACCCCCACCTCCTGCTCCGCCGCCCCATCACCTTTGACCAGCTGGGCAGGGAGGGCGCTGGGTGTGCTGCCGGCTCTGCTCAGATGGTGTTCAGGCGGGCGGAGCAGTTCACCGCCTACTTGTCCCGCGATCTCCAATGAGGGGGCGGGGAATTGTGCAGTTGGGAGTTCCCAGCGAGggcttccagaaaaatgtctgaaGTGCGTTCTCTTTCGATTCCCAGGGTGGACCGCAGGCTGAGGGCTAGTGTCACGGTGTCAGGTAGAAGGCAGAGCCCTTGTCGGGGTAGCGGCAGTAGAAGCACGCCTCTCTGGCGCCTAGGGGAGGTGGGCCCAGGTTTCAGCCTCGCCCCTCCccgtccccgccccccaccacctgctttctttttggccatgagacacaggatgtgggatcttagttcgccgaccagggatctaaccgcaccgcctgcattggaagtgcagagtgttAACCagcgggccaccagggaagtcttctgcCTTGCCCTTAGTTATAACAGCTTTTTGTGAAAACTGTACTGGGGCCTGGTGCTAAACACTTGatgtgtattatttcatttaatccccaGGATAACCCTGTGAAATAATCCCTATCGTACAATTGAGGAAAGTGAAGTTTGGAGAGAAGCAACCTGCCCAAAGCTTACACACCTATAAAACACTTGAGGGTGCCCTCTGCTTCCCGTGTGGGCTCCACCgcctaccagctgtgtgacttgggaCAAGTcctttctgagccttagttttctcccCTACAAAATGGGGAGGATAATGGCCCCTTCCCTTTAGGCCTGTGGAAAGATGCATGTCAAGGGCAGGGTACATGGACACACATGGCACCTAGCAGGCGCTTGAGAGCTGAGAAGTAATCCAGGCAGTGTCGAGGTTAGAGGACGTGTAGGCGTGGCTTTGGGTGACTCCTCTGGAAGGTGGGACACCGTCCCTGGGGTCCAACTCAATAACCTCCTCCAGCAATTCCTTCTCCTTGGAGGCTCAGCTCTAAGCCATCCACAACCTGCCCTGTTTGACCCCTTCTCTGACCGGTGTTCACCCACCGACATCTCACGTGGCAGTTTGAAAGACATCCTTTTGTTAATTTTGCAATGAAGAGAAACCGTCCGTAAAGTGAGGGGAGCAGGCCTCCCCAGGACCCCTGTCTTCTTGGAATTCTCAGTATTACTGGGTCTGTTCTGTCCTTGTGCTGAGAATTGGCTCAAACCCAGGGTCTGAGTCTGCCAGGGCTTGCTGGGCTGGGACTCCGGGCACCCTGTCCAGGGGTTTCTATTCTGCCCTAGATTTCTTGATTGGGGTCAGTCTGGTCTGGAATCCAGTATGAACAGCAGGCAAGAGGAGTTCTggctccccactccccatccctgTTTGGCCCGGTTCAGCGGGGCAGTTTCAGAGCCCAGAAGGCAGAGGGCTGAGCACCCATGCATCCCATGAGGACAGAGGCCCTTTTCCAAGTGCAGTTGGGAGCAAGTGGGTAGGAGGAGGGAGCTGCCTGGTGAGATGAGAGCAGAGGCAAGAGCCCTGAAGAGTGGAAGGGGAGCGATTCCAATACCTAGCCTGACATGGGGAAGCAGGAGGTAGCCTCTGAACTCTGCCTTTGAACAAGGGCCCCAGACGGAACTGCACAGGACTGTGGAACCTGCCTTTGAGTCCCAAGCTACCACAGCCtggtgggagcctggtgggagtcTGGTTGTTTCACCTTTCCAAGCTTCCTTCCTTGCAAAAGATGAATAACACTGGTAATTGCCTTCATGAAGTTGTTAAGAGGATCAAATGAGAAAGTGCGTGTAAAACCCTTAGCACAGTGGAAAGAGGGACGTGGAAACTCACATCACCATGTGTGGAATAGACAGccgatgggaatttgctgtatggctccgGAAacgcaaacaggggctctgtgtcagcctagaggggtgggtggggagggagatgggagggaggttcaaaagggaggggatacatgtgtacctacggctgattcatgttgcactttgacagaaagcaacaaaattctgtaaagcaattatccttcatttaaaaaaaaaaaaaaaaaaacccagcacagaGAATGTGTTCAAAAAATAGTCACTGTCTCTTGGGAGGAAAAGTCACTTCATcacactgattttatttttcttaatgatctcagttcttctttaaaaagattgattgtttgatttttggctgtacgaggtctttgctgctgcgtgcgggcttcctctagctgcagcgagcggGGTTActctagctgcggtgagcaggcctctcattgcggtggtttctcctGTGCCGCACAGGCTCCGTTGTCACGTGGCATGTGGCGTCTTCCCgaagcagagattgaacccatgtgccccGCATGGACAGGCAGACTCTCAAccgctaggccaccagggaagtccatcacaCTGATTTTAAATCACAGTAACTGCTAACGTAGTTGAAAGACTGTTTAACATATCTTACTTGTCACTTAACCCTGTCTATACCAGAAGTTATTATGATGcccattttacaaaggaggaaatcaaggcttggcCTTTTCTTGGTCTGCATTTGAGGGGCTATTTTCAGCCTCCTTTACTTCTCTGTAACCAGTGAAACACCTTGAGTAtaccaagaaaaaataataatctctCCCATTTGCCTTCTTTTCTCAACTTGCCTTTCAGAGATAAGCCATGTCAGCAAGCTCATGTGCCCATTTAATAATACatgtagagtttttaaaaaatgggaggtgtgttctttgggttttttaaaaagggatttttttctttaattatatattttatagaagtataattgacttacaatgtttcaggtacacagcaaggtgattcaattatacatatacacaaacaatgcgtacatgtatatgtataactgaatatgtatattatttttcagatcattttctattataggttattacaagatactgactgtagttccctgtgctatacagtaaacctttgtacCTATTGCACATCTATTTCTTAAATTAGAAacctagcattctattcatactaaatcaaacaagtggaatcaaaatgtcataatttttttagttaggcaaaaattcataaattttctaaaattcaagGGATTCTATCATATACTTCTCTGCAACGCCATCGattggggttggccaaaaagttcactgggAAGGAGGTtactgaaaaacttgaacaaactttttggccaacccaataatacaCCACAGACATCCTGCAGGCAGAAGGATACAGATCTAACGTGTAACAGCCACAGGATGGAGGGGTCCTGCGGTGTGAGTGCGCCACACTTTGTCACCCAGACCTCTTGTGATGGACGCACACTTGGTTTCTGGAgtattttagtgtgtgtgtgcttcaCCAAAGAACAGTGCTGTGAGAAAAACCACTGGACACATATACTCAGATCTTTGTTAATGAATGGACAGGTGGACCAATGGATGAACAGGTGGGCGGGCGGGCTTGTGTCTCCTCAGTGTCCCCTCCTGGACCATGTTCAATGCAGGTAGGTCGTTTCCTCAACTCTAGGGTCCTTCTtccacttagaaaaaaaaatttatttatttatggctgcagtgggtctttgttgctgctcaggcattctctagttggggcaagtgggggctacacttcattgcagtgcatgggcttctccttaCTGTGAGCTCTAGGGCTTGtcagcttcagtagttacagcatgcgggttcagtagttgcagctccaaGGCTCTAGAACTCGGGCTCAATAGtgatggtgcatgggcttagttgacccacggcatgcgggatcttcccagatcatggatcaaacctgtgtctgctgcattggaaggcggattcttacccactataccaccagggacGTTCTAGGGTCCTCCTTCTTCTAGAAGGTTGCTATTTCGTGGGCCAGCCTTCTTTCTTGGTCTCTGGCCACCATTCAAGGCCCTGAAATCTTCCTGGGAGGACTGTCTCTTGTGTCATGATTCTGCCTTGGCCCCCTGAGCTCAGATAAGGCTGCAAGGATGCCTGTATCTGGAAGGGGGCTCCTTTAGCATCAGGAATAGGAGATAAGAAGTGACCATCCAAGTGGCCTTGTCTTGTCCCTCCGCAGATTCAGAGGAAAATGACTCAGATGTATGCCTTGATTGGGAGCCTTGGAGCAAAGACCCTGCCGAGTTTTGCCAGGAGGAGATGTTCCACAGCCAAGAGGAGGAGAGGCCCTGCTGCTGAGCCTATTCTGCCTGGTGAGGCCCCTCTGAGGGTTGGAGGGCTGGAACCAGAAGCCTCAGCACTGCCCAAAGCCTAGGGCGGCTGCCATCCTAGAAGTCTGCTCCCTCCACTGTGCTGGAAAGCTTGAGGTCTCTGCCATCAGAGAACCTTCTGCCTTGTTGTGTGGGGGACCTGGTTTTGCAGGTTAGAGGACCAGTCACCCCTGCCATAACGGGTTTCTTTGCAAAGGTCCCCCTGCCTTTCATCTCTGTGACCTCACCTCCCACCACTCTCCTTAGAATCTTTGTActggctcttccctctgcctggaaactTCTCCTCCAGAC from the Dama dama isolate Ldn47 chromosome 23, ASM3311817v1, whole genome shotgun sequence genome contains:
- the ADIG gene encoding adipogenin; translation: MKYPLVPLVNELTFSFLVFWLCLPVALLLFLLIIWLRFLLSQDSEENDSDVCLDWEPWSKDPAEFCQEEMFHSQEEERPCC